Proteins from a single region of Streptomyces vinaceus:
- a CDS encoding amino acid adenylation domain-containing protein, whose translation MRTFVDDIAAHAALDPGRVAVITPAGETTYGELIDRIEALAAALRARGARPETVCAVAVERGVDAVVAPAAVIRSGAAFLSLDPEQPPARLAALVRSGGADMLLTSSALAGGLDLPVPGTPVLLDRPQGPAEEAPGSAGPPGGRALAYVSHTSGSTGEPSAVLVEHAGLDSYLRFVARDYGLGPDTVALQVAPLGYDASLRDTFAPLLAGGRLVVVPRSALLRPEEFGAVVREHAVTALLSVTPSFLSFLAGQPDAERLLDGVRLVVSSGESLRPFLTAGGRALVPGALVNQYGPTECTMTSTRHAVPAEPDVLTDIVGTPIDGVVVRLLDEGLSPVPDGSVGEVCIGGVGVARGYRGRPARTAECFVPDPLGPPGARMYRTGDLATLGPDGLEYLGRRDRQVKIRGYRVDPAEVEGALLAHAGVTGAVVTPDTDAQGRVFLVAHVTGELAEVKDAALRAHLGAVLPPHLMPRRFVRLAELPTTRGGKADRRALSQTGGRT comes from the coding sequence ATGCGGACCTTCGTCGACGACATCGCCGCGCACGCCGCCCTCGACCCCGGCCGGGTCGCGGTGATCACCCCGGCCGGGGAGACGACGTACGGGGAGCTCATCGACCGGATCGAGGCGCTGGCCGCGGCGCTGCGGGCGCGGGGCGCCCGGCCCGAGACGGTGTGCGCGGTGGCCGTGGAGCGCGGGGTGGACGCCGTGGTGGCGCCGGCCGCGGTGATCCGTTCCGGGGCGGCCTTCCTGAGCCTCGACCCGGAGCAGCCGCCGGCCCGGCTGGCGGCGCTGGTCCGCAGCGGCGGCGCCGACATGCTGCTGACCTCCTCGGCCCTCGCGGGCGGGCTCGACCTGCCGGTCCCGGGGACCCCCGTCCTCCTCGACCGCCCGCAGGGTCCGGCCGAGGAGGCCCCGGGAAGCGCCGGGCCGCCGGGCGGGCGGGCGCTCGCCTACGTCAGCCACACCTCCGGGAGCACCGGGGAGCCCAGCGCCGTCCTGGTCGAACACGCCGGGCTGGACTCGTACCTGCGCTTCGTGGCCCGCGACTACGGCCTCGGCCCGGACACGGTGGCCCTCCAGGTGGCCCCGCTGGGCTACGACGCCTCGCTGCGGGACACCTTCGCCCCGCTGCTGGCGGGCGGGCGGCTGGTGGTGGTGCCGCGTTCGGCGCTGCTGCGGCCCGAGGAGTTCGGCGCCGTCGTACGGGAGCACGCGGTGACCGCGCTGCTCAGCGTGACGCCGTCCTTCCTGTCCTTCCTCGCCGGGCAGCCGGACGCGGAGCGACTGCTCGACGGCGTACGGCTGGTGGTGTCCAGCGGTGAGTCGCTGCGCCCGTTCCTGACCGCCGGCGGCCGGGCCCTGGTGCCGGGCGCGCTGGTCAACCAGTACGGGCCGACCGAGTGCACGATGACCTCGACCCGCCACGCCGTACCCGCCGAGCCGGACGTCCTGACCGACATCGTGGGCACGCCGATCGACGGGGTCGTGGTCCGGCTGCTGGACGAGGGGCTGTCGCCGGTGCCCGACGGGTCCGTCGGCGAGGTCTGCATCGGCGGGGTGGGGGTGGCCCGCGGGTACCGCGGGCGGCCCGCCCGTACGGCCGAGTGCTTCGTACCCGACCCGCTCGGGCCGCCCGGCGCGCGGATGTACCGGACGGGCGACCTCGCGACCCTGGGCCCGGACGGGCTGGAGTACCTGGGACGCCGGGACCGCCAGGTCAAGATCCGCGGTTACCGGGTGGACCCGGCCGAGGTGGAGGGCGCGCTGCTGGCCCACGCCGGGGTCACGGGGGCGGTCGTCACCCCCGACACCGACGCGCAGGGGCGGGTGTTCCTCGTCGCGCACGTCACCGGGGAGCTGGCCGAGGTGAAGGACGCGGCGCTCCGCGCCCACCTGGGCGCCGTGCTGCCCCCGCACCTGATGCCGCGCCGGTTCGTGCGGCTGGCGGAACTGCCCACCACCCGCGGCGGCAAGGCCGACCGCCGCGCCCTGTCGCAGACCGGAGGCCGGACATGA
- a CDS encoding lantibiotic dehydratase, whose product MSDTPETVHLPTGGWRLWEHFALRGPGFPAEGVLRMAPPGLALAADKFGPGDALAGPDWEAFTGAFDTGAVATAELLQSIAASPRFRAAVAWQNPAVLRTGIAPFLNWTPTAASRTSMPRQREELVAHYWQRFCVKNDTIGFFGPVGWGRWDLAGDGVRVDPGSGGFLADSRVYFASWAIDALARSLDADPAVRAWIPPRRVSFVRAEGLSVHLPGRPAQPIGERARAVLDLCDGTMPPAAIAEALGIPVAEATEAVQWLVSKRWVHWRLDVPTGTYPERELRAVLERIGDPALRGPALEKLAVLERGRDAVQAAGLDAEALTSAIAALEADFAALTATGAQRSKGERTAPCRGLVYSDARRAATATLGTALLDELTPLAQCLTAARWMTNRFAERVRPRLRAVYERLSAAGPVDLGAMWLGCLPSPYPEATRDLDAVQAELRAKWARILAVPEGARRVRVSSADIAEQVREEFEEPGAGWSLARYFSPDVLLLADSADAVARGDFEMVLGEMHSALNTMGASLFVHQHPDREELIAETTRDFPGPRLLPMLPKELPLKWSTRSRPSLDRPQDYYVSLVDDTGDPHRPRTVLCADVRVEDRGGLLMAVLPDGAEFDLLDVYANTLTQRVMDRFTLRPEGDHTPRISIDKMVVARETWSFPASELAFADEKSETKRFVRARHWRQEHDLPRFVFVVSPAEPRPFYVDFDSPVYLTILAKAARRLARKDPDARLKVSEMLPTPEQAWLTDDEGAAFTSELRFVAVDQTVTDVSRPAPEPAADGGA is encoded by the coding sequence ATGTCGGACACCCCAGAGACCGTGCACCTGCCCACCGGCGGGTGGCGGTTGTGGGAGCACTTCGCACTCCGCGGTCCGGGTTTCCCGGCCGAGGGGGTCCTGCGCATGGCCCCGCCCGGACTCGCCCTGGCCGCCGACAAGTTCGGGCCGGGCGACGCCCTCGCCGGGCCGGACTGGGAGGCGTTCACCGGGGCCTTCGACACCGGCGCCGTCGCCACCGCCGAACTGCTCCAGTCCATCGCCGCCTCGCCGCGCTTCCGGGCCGCCGTGGCCTGGCAGAACCCGGCGGTCCTGCGCACCGGCATCGCCCCGTTCCTGAACTGGACGCCGACCGCCGCGAGCCGGACCAGCATGCCCCGCCAGCGCGAGGAGCTCGTCGCCCACTACTGGCAGCGGTTCTGCGTCAAGAACGACACCATCGGGTTCTTCGGCCCGGTGGGCTGGGGCCGCTGGGACCTGGCCGGCGACGGGGTGCGGGTCGACCCCGGCAGCGGCGGGTTCCTCGCCGACTCACGGGTGTACTTCGCCAGTTGGGCCATCGACGCCCTCGCCAGATCGCTGGACGCCGACCCCGCGGTGCGGGCGTGGATCCCGCCGCGCCGGGTGTCCTTCGTACGGGCCGAAGGCCTGTCCGTGCACCTGCCGGGCCGCCCCGCGCAGCCCATCGGCGAGCGCGCCCGCGCCGTTCTGGACCTGTGCGACGGGACCATGCCGCCGGCCGCGATCGCCGAGGCGCTGGGGATCCCGGTGGCCGAGGCCACCGAGGCCGTGCAGTGGCTGGTGTCCAAGCGCTGGGTGCACTGGCGCCTCGACGTGCCGACGGGCACCTACCCCGAGCGCGAGCTGCGCGCCGTCCTGGAGCGGATCGGCGATCCGGCCCTGCGCGGGCCCGCCCTGGAAAAGCTGGCCGTACTGGAGCGCGGGCGGGACGCCGTACAGGCGGCCGGCCTCGACGCGGAGGCGCTGACCTCGGCGATCGCCGCTCTGGAGGCGGATTTCGCGGCGCTGACCGCCACCGGCGCCCAGCGGTCCAAGGGCGAGCGGACCGCGCCCTGCCGGGGGCTGGTGTACTCCGACGCCCGGCGGGCGGCGACGGCCACCCTCGGCACCGCGCTGCTGGACGAGCTGACCCCGCTCGCGCAGTGCCTGACGGCGGCGCGCTGGATGACGAACCGGTTCGCCGAGCGGGTCCGGCCGCGCCTGCGCGCGGTGTACGAGCGGCTGAGCGCGGCCGGCCCGGTGGACCTGGGGGCGATGTGGCTGGGCTGCCTGCCCTCCCCGTACCCGGAGGCGACCCGCGACCTCGACGCCGTCCAGGCCGAGCTGCGGGCGAAATGGGCGCGGATCCTGGCCGTCCCGGAGGGGGCGCGCCGGGTCCGGGTGTCCTCGGCGGACATCGCGGAGCAGGTGCGCGAGGAGTTCGAGGAGCCGGGCGCGGGCTGGTCGCTGGCCCGCTACTTCAGCCCGGACGTGCTGCTGCTCGCCGACAGCGCGGACGCGGTGGCCCGCGGGGACTTCGAGATGGTGCTGGGCGAGATGCACAGCGCGCTCAACACGATGGGCGCCTCGCTCTTCGTCCACCAGCACCCCGACCGCGAGGAGCTGATCGCGGAGACCACCCGCGACTTCCCCGGCCCCCGGCTGCTGCCCATGCTGCCCAAGGAGCTCCCGCTCAAGTGGTCGACGCGCAGCAGGCCCTCGCTTGACCGGCCGCAGGACTACTACGTCTCGCTGGTCGACGACACCGGCGACCCGCACCGCCCGCGCACCGTCCTGTGCGCCGACGTACGGGTCGAGGACCGGGGCGGCCTGCTGATGGCGGTGCTGCCCGACGGGGCCGAGTTCGACCTGCTCGACGTGTACGCGAACACCCTGACGCAGCGCGTCATGGACCGGTTCACGCTGCGCCCCGAGGGGGACCACACCCCGCGCATCAGCATCGACAAGATGGTGGTGGCGCGCGAGACCTGGTCCTTCCCGGCGTCCGAACTCGCCTTCGCCGACGAGAAGTCCGAGACGAAGCGGTTCGTACGGGCCCGGCACTGGCGGCAGGAACACGATCTCCCCCGCTTCGTCTTCGTGGTGTCGCCGGCCGAACCGAGGCCCTTCTACGTGGACTTCGACAGCCCGGTGTACCTGACCATCCTCGCGAAGGCCGCCCGCAGGCTGGCCCGCAAGGACCCGGACGCCAGGCTGAAGGTCAGCGAGATGCTGCCGACGCCGGAGCAGGCCTGGCTGACCGACGACGAGGGCGCCGCGTTCACCTCGGAGCTGCGCTTCGTCGCCGTCGACCAGACCGTCACCGACGTCTCGCGCCCGGCGCCGGAGCCCGCCGCGGACGGGGGCGCGTGA